The window TACCTCTGCTATTTTTGTACCCGCTAGAATTCTGGTCCCATCATCAACATGTGCCGTAAACAATAAATCCTGGTCTATTTGAGAAAAGACATATTTGGCAACGGGTAAACCTGCAACGATACCTGATTCCTTGGCCACAAAGGTTCCCTCTGTCACTGATCCTTCAGGCACAAAGATCCTTGAAGTAAGATCCCCGCTACCGATGTCTTCTTTTAAGGCCAGGTGAACAATCTCCTGTATCTGATCTGTTTCAAATTTTACCTGCATGTAATCCTCCCGCTTCGCTCTGCAACAGGGTAATTCTGTCTCTTATTTCTGCTGCTTTCTCGAAATGTAATTCACGTGCGGCATTGAGCATCTCTTCCTCAAGTTCTCTTATATATTCTTGTGTTATATACACAGTCTCTTCTTCTTTTACCATCTCCCTTACTATTTTTCTGGAGGCAATTTCTTCACCAATGCTTTTTCTTACAGCTTTACGGATAGTCTGCGGTTTGATGTTGTTTTGTTGATTATGTTTCATCTGGATCGTACGCCTTCTCTCCGTTTCCTCTATCGCCTTCTGCATGGACCGGGTAACCTGATCTCCATACAGGATAACCTCTGCATTTACGTTTCTGGCCGTTCTTCCAATAGTCTGAATAAGCGATGTTACAGAACGAAGAAACCCTTCTTTATCCGCATCAAGGATTGCCGCCAATGAAACCTCCGGCAGATCCAACCCTTCCCGCAGGAGGTTTACCCCGATTACAACGTCAAACTTGCCTAGCCGCAGATCTCTCAGTATCTCGACACGTTCAATTGCATTGAGTTCTGAATGGAGGTACATTCCACTGTACCCCTCTTCGCTTATATATTCATATAAATCTTCTGCCAGCCGTTTAGTTAAAGTCGTAACGAGAACTCGTTCTTTTCTGTTTACCCTCTTTTTAATCTGTTTGAGGAGATCTTTGACCTGTGTTTTTGCAGGTAATACTCTGACAATAGGATCCAAAAGGCCGGTGGGTCTTATAATTTGTTCAACAACTTCACCGTTACATTCAGCTATTTCATACTCTGAAGGTGTTGCAGATACATAGAGGACCTGATTAACCATTCTTTCCCATTCGTCAAAACGTAAAGGCCTGTTATCCAATGCTGAAGGGAGTCTAAACCCATACTTGACAAGTGTTTCCTTACGTGACCGATCACCATGGTACATTCCGCGAATCTGTGGTATAGCAACGTGAGATTCATCTATTATGAGAAAAAAATCGTCTGGTAGATAATCTAACAGGGTATAAGGACGTTCTCCGGGGGCGCGTCCACTTATGTGTCGAGAATAGTTTTCGATTCCGTGACAGTACCCTATCTCAGAAAGCATTTCCATATCATAACGGGTTTTTGCTTCAAGACGCTGCGCCTCAAAATCCTTATTTTGCGAACGAAGTTCCTTCAGCCACGCATTCAACTCAATCTCAATTGACTCTACAACTTTTTCAACTTTTCCCTCAGGCATCACAAAGTGTTTGGCCGGGTAAATCGAAATCTCTTCCAACTCATGCAGCCTGTCACCTGTCAATGGATCAATAATGGAAAGTTTATCTATCTCGTCTCCAAACAACTCAATACGATACGCAAATTCCTCATAGGCAGGAAACACCTCAATGACATCACCCTGAACACGAAATACCCCTCGTTCAAATTTTAAATCATTTCTTTCATAAAGAATGTCTACAAATTTGGTTAAGAGTACATTTCGTTCTATCTCCTCTCCTCTCTTTAAGTGTACGTACATTTCACTGTATTCTTCAGGAGATCCTAAACCATAGATACACGATACACTTGCCACAAGTATCACGTCTTTTCGAGTCATAAGAGCACTTGTTGCAGCCAGGCGGAGACGATCGATTTCCTGATTTATTGTTGCCTCTTTTTCAATATAAATATCCCTTTGGGGAATATATGCCTCAGGCTGGTAATAATCATAGTAACTTACAAAATAACCAACAGAATTTTCAGGGAAGAAATCTTTAAATTCACTGTACAGTTGAGCAGCAAGAGTCTTGTTGTGTGACATAACAAGTGTCGGTTTTCCT is drawn from Candidatus Scalindua sp. and contains these coding sequences:
- the uvrB gene encoding excinuclease ABC subunit UvrB; this encodes MSIFRLVSEFEPQGDQPEAIRTLTRNFKAGKKQQTLLGVTGSGKTFTMANVIASLGKPTLVMSHNKTLAAQLYSEFKDFFPENSVGYFVSYYDYYQPEAYIPQRDIYIEKEATINQEIDRLRLAATSALMTRKDVILVASVSCIYGLGSPEEYSEMYVHLKRGEEIERNVLLTKFVDILYERNDLKFERGVFRVQGDVIEVFPAYEEFAYRIELFGDEIDKLSIIDPLTGDRLHELEEISIYPAKHFVMPEGKVEKVVESIEIELNAWLKELRSQNKDFEAQRLEAKTRYDMEMLSEIGYCHGIENYSRHISGRAPGERPYTLLDYLPDDFFLIIDESHVAIPQIRGMYHGDRSRKETLVKYGFRLPSALDNRPLRFDEWERMVNQVLYVSATPSEYEIAECNGEVVEQIIRPTGLLDPIVRVLPAKTQVKDLLKQIKKRVNRKERVLVTTLTKRLAEDLYEYISEEGYSGMYLHSELNAIERVEILRDLRLGKFDVVIGVNLLREGLDLPEVSLAAILDADKEGFLRSVTSLIQTIGRTARNVNAEVILYGDQVTRSMQKAIEETERRRTIQMKHNQQNNIKPQTIRKAVRKSIGEEIASRKIVREMVKEEETVYITQEYIRELEEEMLNAARELHFEKAAEIRDRITLLQSEAGGLHAGKI